In a genomic window of Candidatus Cloacimonas sp.:
- a CDS encoding class I SAM-dependent methyltransferase, producing MQENKTASFFNGYSGDFNAIYGSGTGTFQRLINKWFRQTMLIRFQKTIAACNPLAGKSILDVGCGPGLYAITLAKGSPDFVYGIDFAPAMIELAQKEAKKAGVEKICRFAVADFTTLPEDKQYNYLILMGFMDYIKNPEPVIDKAMHLANEKVLFSFPSDKGFLAWQRKIRYKFKCPLYLYNEKQLHQLFAHISPWQCKIENIGRDFFVTLEKQEK from the coding sequence ATGCAGGAAAACAAAACCGCCTCTTTTTTCAATGGTTATTCGGGTGATTTTAATGCCATTTACGGTAGCGGAACTGGCACTTTTCAACGCCTGATAAATAAATGGTTCAGGCAAACGATGCTCATTCGTTTTCAAAAGACAATCGCTGCCTGTAATCCCCTCGCAGGAAAATCAATACTGGATGTGGGCTGCGGACCTGGATTATATGCCATAACTTTGGCAAAGGGTTCTCCGGATTTTGTTTATGGTATAGATTTTGCCCCTGCTATGATAGAATTAGCCCAGAAAGAAGCAAAAAAAGCAGGAGTGGAGAAAATATGCCGGTTTGCAGTAGCCGATTTTACTACCCTGCCGGAAGATAAACAATATAATTACCTTATTTTAATGGGGTTTATGGATTACATCAAAAATCCTGAACCGGTTATTGATAAAGCAATGCACCTGGCAAACGAAAAAGTGCTCTTCAGTTTTCCTTCGGATAAGGGCTTTTTGGCTTGGCAACGGAAAATTCGCTATAAATTCAAATGCCCGCTTTATCTTTATAATGAAAAACAATTGCATCAGCTTTTTGCCCATATCTCTCCCTGGCAATGTAAGATAGAAAATATTGGCAGGGATTTCTTCGTTACTCTTGAGAAACAGGAAAAGTAA